The stretch of DNA AGCGTTTGCTTGCCGCCGCAGCAGTAATCGAGTCCCAGTCGCTCGAAGACATCGGCGTAGCAAGGATGCTCCGCCACCAGTTCGCCCAAACGCTTTTCAGATTCAACAACGCTCATGATGCGCTCCTTCTGGCCTAAACAACGTGAGTGTCACAAGCCGGATCGACGCCGCCAGCCGGACGCCAATCGGGTGGTTGGTAAACGCAATCGGGTTCCGCCGCCAACACGTCCCCCGTCACCGCATAGGCCCGCGCGCGGCTGCCACCGCAAATGTGCCGGTACCGGCAGACGCCGCACTTGCCGTGCAACAAGTCGGGCATCCGCAGCGACCGGAACAAGGGATGCTGCTGGTAGATGTCGACCACCGAATCGCGCGGAAAATCGCCGCACGGAATCGGCAGAAAGCCGCTGGGCGAGATAACGCCTGTGTGGCTGACGAACACCACGCCGCGCCCGTCGTTCACGCCCCAGGGGGCGCGTCCGCGCGCCGGCGCCATGCGAGCGGCCTCTCCGTGCGCGTGCTGTGCCCGTTGAGCGACATAGCGGCGATAGTGGGGCGCCTCCGTGGTCTTGATGCGCATCGTCCCCTGCCTGGCGTAATCGTATAGAAGCTGAAACACCACTTCGTATTCTTCGGGCGCGATGCGGCCCACGTCGGTGGCGCGTCCCACCGGCACCAGAAAGAAGACCGACCAGAGCGCCAAACCTTGTTGCGAAAGCAGTTCCGCAAGGTCGCCAAGTTCGGTCACGTTGTCGGCGGTGATGGTTGTGTTGACCTGCAATTCCAGGCCAGCGTCGCGCGCGTCGTTGAGTATGCGCAGCGACCGCTCAAAGCTCCCCGCGACTCCGCGGATCCGGTCGTGCGTAGCCGCCGCCGCGCCGTCGATGCTCACCGCCAGTCGTCGCAGTCCCCACCAACGAAGTCGCTGTAGTTCCCGAAAGGTGACCAGCGGCGTCGCCGACGGAGTCAGCGCGACCTCCATTCCCGCTTCGTCCCCCTCCGCGATCAATTGATCGAGGTCCGCGCGCTTGAAGGGATCGCCGCCTGTCAGAACCAATAACGGCCGACGAGGGAACGATCCAATTTGTCGAACGAGTGACAGCGCGCCGTGCGTGTTCAATTCGTTCGGGTGTCGCCGGGGCTGCGCGCATGCCCGGCAGTGCAGGCATACCAAGTCGCACGCCCGCGTCACTTCGTAGAAGGCCACCAGCGGGCTGTGGTCAAAGTCCGCGCTAGTGTAGCGCTCCTCTAGCGACTGAGCCTCCGGCGCCATCCGGATCATCCCGTTCGCCTCCCCGCAGGGCGGTCAAAAATGAAAAAATGACAGGGGCTAGCAAAAATTGCCTTGACACCGGTATTTTTAGACTGGATAAATCGGATGTCAAGATACAAATATCCAATATTAAGCCAGATCGGCACTTACGGGGGAGTTTCATGATCTCACAAACCGCTGAATACGCCCTGCGGGCAGTCGTTTGCCTGGCCGAAAGCCCCACCGCCCCAATGATTAACCGGGTCATCGCCGAGACGACCCAGGTGCCGCCGGAATACCTCTCCAAGGTGCTGCAAAGTCTGCAACGGGCGGGCCTGGTGAACTCGCGCCGCGGGTTGCACGGCGGCTTCATGCTGGCCTATCCGGCCGAGAGCGTGCCGGTGCTGGCCGTGATCAACGCCGTTGATCCCATCAAGCGAATTCGTTCCTGTCCTTTGGCGCGGGCCGACCATCCCACGTTGTGCCTGTTGCATCAGCGCTTGGACGACGCGGCCGCCGTGGTGGAGCAGACGTTTCGCACCACCACGATCGCCGATTTGATTCGTCCCAACGGATCGCTCTGCGCGCGACCCCCCGACGCCGGCCCTTGCACGCTCTCGTGCTGCCTGGGGCCGCCGGCGGAAGTGCTTCCCTTGTCTGCTTCGATTTCATCCGACTCCAACATGGACTGTGAGGCGAAAACATGAAAAGCGTCGTCGTCATGGCGCCGGTTCCGGTGCAAATAGTGGGGCAATGGCTGGCTTCGCAAACCGGTCGGGGCGATGTGCAGGTGCAGGGCGGGCAAGGCACGACCGATGCCGATCTGGAGCGGGCGCTTCCCGAGGCCGAAATCATCGTCGGCGATTACACCTTCGTCCATCGCATCGATGAGCAATTGCTGTCGGCGTCGCCGCACTTGCGCTTCATTCAACAACCCAGCGTTGGCTATGAGCACATCGACGTCGCCGCCTGCGCGCGGCGCGGCGTTCAGGTGGCCAACACGCCGGGCGTCAACGATGGCTCGGTGGCCGAGCACGCCCTGATGATGGCGCTCATGCTGCTGCGGCACGCGGTGCCGGCGCACCAGCACACCTCGCGCGGCGAGTGGATCCAATCGCAATTGCTCTGGGACCAAGGCCTGTTCGAACTGCAGGATCGAGTCTGGGGCATCATCGGCATGGGACGCATCGGACGCGAAGTCGCCAAACGCGCGGCCGCCTTCGGCGCCCGAATTGTCTACTTCGATCCCCAGCGTCTGTCGCCAGAAGTCGAAGCGCAGCTTGGCGCCCAATACAAGCCGCTGGAGCATCTGCTGCGACTGGCCGATGTGGTGAGCCTGCATACCCCGTTGACCGAAGAAACGCGCAATTTGCTCAACGCCGACCGTTTGGCGCTTTGCAAGGCGACGGCGCTGGTCATCAATGTGTCCCGCGGCGAATGTCTCGACGAGGCGGCGCTGGCCAGCCGACTGCGCGAGCGCAAGCTCGGTGGAGCGGGCTTGGATGTCTATTCCAGCGAGCCGATCGCCGCGGACAATCCGCTGCTGGGTCTCGACAACGTGGTGCTTACGCCCCACGTCGCCGGCGCCACGCGCGAAGTTCGCGGACGCGTGATCGACATGGCCATCGGCAATGTCGCCCGCGTGCTGCGCGGCGAGGAAGCCCGCTATCTGATCTGCTGAAAAATCTTTAGGAAGGCGTTTCAAAGATGAGCACGATGCGTGGAGCCGATCTGGTCGCTGCCTGCCTGGGACGCATGCAGGTGCAACGCGTCTACGGCGTCATTGGGACCTCAATCGTCGGATTGATCGATGGCCTCTATCAGGCGCGCGAGACCATTCGCTATGTCTCGTGCCGACACGAGCAAGTCGCCGCCAGCATGGCCGACGCCGAAGGCCGGCTCACGCGCCGACCCGGCGTCACCGTGTTGCACTCGGGGCCGGGCACGCTCAACGCCATGATCAGCATGGCGAACGCGGCCAAGGATTGTTCTCCCATGATCGCGATTAGCGGCGCCACCAAACGCCGCTTGCGCGGCTGCGACGGCATGCTCGAACTCGATCATGTGCGCGTCTTCGCTCCACTTTGCCGGGCGACCTATCGCGTCAACACCGTCGACGAGATCCCCTTGGTGTTTGGCAGCGCCTACCAGGCCGCCATGTCCGGTCCCGGTGGCCCGGTGCTGGTGGAAGTGGCCGAGGATCTATGGACCGATCGCGGCGCCGTCTCCTTGTCGGCACTGGACCTCAGCTTGCCGGCGCCGCCGCGGGCCGACGAAGCCGAGGTCGACGACGCGCTGCGCCGACTCGCGCAGGCCAGGCGTCCATTGATCCTGGCCGGCTCGGGCGTCTCCAGCGCGCGGGCCAACAACAGGCTGCTGGAACTTGCCGAGCGACTGCAAGCGCCGGTGGCCACCACGGGCAACGGCCGCGGCGCGCTGCCCGAGACGCATCCCTTGTGCTTGGGTCGCACTGGTTTTGGCGGCGGCAATATCGTGGCCGACGAGGCCATGCGCCGCGCCGATTTCATTCTCGGCATCGGCTGCACGCTGTCGGATATGTCGACCTACGAGTACACCTGGCCCATCGTGGCCGACGTGCTCGTGGCGAATTTGGATCGCGACAACGATCAAAAGAAGTTCCCCGTCGAAGCAATCTACGCCGACGCTGGTGAGTTTCTCGCCCAGCTTTTGGAAAAGTGGACGCGGGAAAACAAGCCGCCTTGCGCGCAGTGGACCGAACAGCTTGCCGAGGCCCGCACCGCCTGGGGGCATTTGCTTACCGCGGCGCGGCAGCCACGCGATGGCTATGGCTCACCTGCCCAAGTCGCCGAACTGCTCGATTCGATTTTGGCCGACGATGCGATCGTTGCCGTCGGCGCCGGAATGCATCTGTTGTATCCCTCGGCGTTCATTCGCACGCGTTCGCCCAATGGCTACCTATCGGCGGTGAATTTTGGCTCGATGGGGTTTGGGTTGGCCGCGGCGATGGCCGCCAAGCTGACGCGCCCCGATCGCACTGTGATCGCCTGGTTGGGCGACGGCGATTTTCTGATGACGGTGCAAGACCTGGAGACGGCCGTCCGCGAGTCGATTTCCATCAAAATCTTCGTGGTCAACGACAACTCGTACCGCGTGTTGGCGTTTCGACAGCGCTTGCAGTTCGAGGGGCATGTGTATGGATCGATGCACGCCAATCCCGACCTGCTCCAACTGGCCGACAGCTTTGGCATTCGCGCCTGGCGCTTGAATTCGGCGCAGGCCACCGAGTCGGTCGTTCGTCAAGCGCTCGCGCACGATGGCCCGGCGCTGGTCGAGATCGTCACCGCCACCGACGATTTGCCCCCCACCAATTTGCAGGCCGCAATGAGGATGAGCGAATGACGATGCGCTGCCACACAACAGTCCTGCACCCGGTACTGATTTCCACCGCTGGCGCGTGCGGCGATGAGCAGTGTTGCTCAGCAGGCGCGCCAGAGAGCGCGCTTGACGCAGCGCCTCAATTGGCCATCTTCGGTCTATTTTCTTGCTTTTTCCCGCTGTATCGGCTTTTTGGCGCCACTTGGTGAAAAAAGGCACGAAGCGTGCGTATTGGCCCCCTCAACAAGGATCAGCGTTCACAAAGGCTGTGGTCGCCCGGCCAACACAAGTCGCGACCTGCTTGAACTGTGACCGCGGATAGCGCGAGGTCAGCTTCGAAGGAGCTTTCGATGACTAGTGTGACATCAGCCGGCCGCGGGCGAGTTTGGCAAGCGACGCTGTTCGCTGCGATCGGCGCGGTAGGCCTCGCCGGCTGCTATTCCGAAGGCGCGACCAGCGCGTCAACGCAATCGGGCGCGAGCGCGGAAGAGAACCAGGCCGCGCCGACAACGGTCGCCGAGGAGTTGCCCGCTCAAGAACCACAGACGTCAGTGGTGGATGCTGCTCCCAGCGATGCCAACAGCGAAGCTCCTGCTGAACCGGCTGCCGAGCAAGCGGCGGAACCCACCGCCACAGCGGCGACAGACCCGGCCCCAGAACCTGCTGCCGAAACGGCCGTCGCGCCCGCCAGTGCAGTGAGCTTCCCCAACGAACGGGCTATGGCGCTGTATAAGCAGCACTGCGCCGCATGTCATGGTGACAAGGGAGACGGCAAAGGATTGGCCGCGATCTTCGTTTATCCACGACCACGAGACTTTCGAGCTGGCGCCTTCAAGTTGGTGAGCACGGTCAATGGCGTGCCGACCATCGGCGATCTGGAGAAAGTCATTGTTCGCGGCATGCCCGGCTCGTCGATGCCCCCCTGGGAGCATTTGCCGGCGGAAGATCGAAACCTGCTGGCCGAGCAGGTGTTTGAATTTCGTCGCGAGGGGGTTCGCGACGTCGAACGCCAGTTCGCCGCCGAGGAAGAACGCGAGATCACGCCGGAAGAACTCGCCGAGGCGATTGCCCCGCTCACGACTCCCGGCGATGTCATCGAAGTCCCGCAAATCGCCGACGCCACTGCCGAGTCGATTGCTCGCGGCCGCGAACTGTATCTGACCAAGGGCTGTGTCGGCTGCCACGGCAAAGAAGGCAAAGGCGACGGGCAAGATAAAATGGTCGACATCGACGGCACGCCTACCCGTCCGCGCGATCTTACGCTCGGCATCTTCAAGGGCTCGCCAGAAGTTCCCGGCGTCTATCGACGCATCCTCTCGGGCATGCCCGGCACGCCGATGCCGGCCTTGCAGAATGTCGATCCCGCCGGCATCGCTGACCTCACGCAGTTTGTGCTGTCGCTTTCGACGCCGGAGGCGCGCGAGGCTTCGGTGGCTCGGCGCGCCCAGATCACGGCGGCCAAGGTCAGCGAGTTGCCGGGCGAGGCCGATTCGGCGGCCTGGGCGTCGACCACCCCAACGCGATTGCGAGTCATGCCGCTGTGGTGGCGCGACGAGGCCGAACCTTGGGTCGATGTGCAGGCCGTTCACGATGGCACGACAGCGGCGATCCGCCTCTCTTGGAAAGACGACACGCAGAGCGATAGCGCCGTCGTGCAGGACCAGTTTGAGGACATGGCGGCGATCGAACTGTATCAGGGCGACGCCGAGCCATTCCTGGGCATGGGCGCGCCGGGCAACGTAATCGATCTGTGGCAATGGCGGGCCGGCACGGCCGACAAGGGCGCCGAGCGCCAGTTGTCCGACGAATATCCCTTTGACGACGCGCAGTATCGCGAACTGCTCAAGGATCAAACCTTGCCCGACTTTGTCACGGCTCATGCCGGCGGTAATCCGCTCGCTGTGCGCGATCATACCGCCGCGGCGCAAGTGGCCGCCGGGCCGGGCAGCGTCACCTTCCGCCCCAAAGTGTCGCAAGCGGTCGAAGCTACCGCCAGTTGGAAGGATGGCGTATGGAGCGTTGTCTTGAAGCGACCATTGCAGCCGAGTGACGGTGGCGGCGTGCCACTGGCCAGTGGCGGCAAATACTCGCTGGCCGTGGCCCTGTTTAACGGCGCGCATCGCGACCGTGCCGGGCAAAAGCTGATCACCTTGTGGAACGATTTGCGTTTGGAGTGAGCACTATCTGGTCCGCGCCGGCATCCCGCCTGGCCTTGGCCATTGAGGAGCGTTCGATCATGGATCGCCGAGATTTCCTGCAAGCCTCGCTGGCCGCCGTGGGCGGCTCGAGCCTGATGACCTCGCGGTTGTGGGCCTTCGACCCGGTGAGCGTCGCCAACCCGCTGGGCTTGTATCCCAATCGCGATTGGGAGCAACTCTATCGCGATCAATACCGCGCCGACAGTTCGTTCACCTGGGTGTGCGCCCCCAACGACACCCACAACTGCCGCATGCGGGCGTTTGTGCGCAACGGCGTGGTGATCCGGTCCGAGCAGGCCTACGAAGCCGGCAAGTGCCAGGACATTTACGGCAATACCGACACGGTGCATTGGAACCCGCGCGGCTGCTCCAAGGGATTCACGCAGCAGCGCCGCGTCTACGGTCCTTATCGCTTGCGCGGGCCGATGGTGCGCAAGGGGTGGAAGCAGTGGGCCGACGACGGCTTTCCGTCGCTCAGCGATCAGCCCGAACTGCGCGACAAATACAAATTCAATTCGCGCGGCACAGACACCTTCGTCAAGATGTCGTGGGACGAGGCCCTGGGCTATCACGCCAAGGGCGCTATCGCCATCGCCAAAACCTACAGCGGCGACGAGGGCGCCAAACGGCTCGAAAAAGATGGCTACGTGCCAGAAATGATCGAGGCCTGCCATCACGCCGGCACCCGCACCTTCAAACTGCGCGGCGGTATGGGGCTGCTCGGCGTGATGGGCAAGTATGGCCTCTATCGCTGGTCCAACATGCTCGCGCTGCTCGACCAGAAGGTGCGCAATGTCGAGCCCAAAGACGCGCTTGGTGGACGCCTCTGGTCGAACTACACCTGGCACGGCGACCAAGCGCCCGGCTTCCCATTTGTCCACGGCCTGCAAGGTTCGGACTGCGACTTCAACGATATGCGCAACGCCAAGCTGCATATCCAGTGCGGCAAGAACCTGGTCGAAAACAAGATGCCCGACTCGCACTGGTTCATCGAGATCATGGAGCGCGGCGGTCGCATCGCGGTCATCACCCCCGAGTATTCACCGCCGGCGACCAAGGCCAACTACTGGATCCAGGTGCGTCCTGGCTGTACCGATACGGCGCTCTTTCTCGGCATCACCAGGTTGATGATGGACAACCATTGGTACGACGAG from Pirellulales bacterium encodes:
- a CDS encoding DUF542 domain-containing protein; the encoded protein is MSVVESEKRLGELVAEHPCYADVFERLGLDYCCGGKQTL
- a CDS encoding TIGR04053 family radical SAM/SPASM domain-containing protein, with the protein product MIRMAPEAQSLEERYTSADFDHSPLVAFYEVTRACDLVCLHCRACAQPRRHPNELNTHGALSLVRQIGSFPRRPLLVLTGGDPFKRADLDQLIAEGDEAGMEVALTPSATPLVTFRELQRLRWWGLRRLAVSIDGAAAATHDRIRGVAGSFERSLRILNDARDAGLELQVNTTITADNVTELGDLAELLSQQGLALWSVFFLVPVGRATDVGRIAPEEYEVVFQLLYDYARQGTMRIKTTEAPHYRRYVAQRAQHAHGEAARMAPARGRAPWGVNDGRGVVFVSHTGVISPSGFLPIPCGDFPRDSVVDIYQQHPLFRSLRMPDLLHGKCGVCRYRHICGGSRARAYAVTGDVLAAEPDCVYQPPDWRPAGGVDPACDTHVV
- a CDS encoding Rrf2 family transcriptional regulator; amino-acid sequence: MISQTAEYALRAVVCLAESPTAPMINRVIAETTQVPPEYLSKVLQSLQRAGLVNSRRGLHGGFMLAYPAESVPVLAVINAVDPIKRIRSCPLARADHPTLCLLHQRLDDAAAVVEQTFRTTTIADLIRPNGSLCARPPDAGPCTLSCCLGPPAEVLPLSASISSDSNMDCEAKT
- a CDS encoding 2-hydroxyacid dehydrogenase yields the protein MKSVVVMAPVPVQIVGQWLASQTGRGDVQVQGGQGTTDADLERALPEAEIIVGDYTFVHRIDEQLLSASPHLRFIQQPSVGYEHIDVAACARRGVQVANTPGVNDGSVAEHALMMALMLLRHAVPAHQHTSRGEWIQSQLLWDQGLFELQDRVWGIIGMGRIGREVAKRAAAFGARIVYFDPQRLSPEVEAQLGAQYKPLEHLLRLADVVSLHTPLTEETRNLLNADRLALCKATALVINVSRGECLDEAALASRLRERKLGGAGLDVYSSEPIAADNPLLGLDNVVLTPHVAGATREVRGRVIDMAIGNVARVLRGEEARYLIC
- a CDS encoding thiamine pyrophosphate-binding protein: MSTMRGADLVAACLGRMQVQRVYGVIGTSIVGLIDGLYQARETIRYVSCRHEQVAASMADAEGRLTRRPGVTVLHSGPGTLNAMISMANAAKDCSPMIAISGATKRRLRGCDGMLELDHVRVFAPLCRATYRVNTVDEIPLVFGSAYQAAMSGPGGPVLVEVAEDLWTDRGAVSLSALDLSLPAPPRADEAEVDDALRRLAQARRPLILAGSGVSSARANNRLLELAERLQAPVATTGNGRGALPETHPLCLGRTGFGGGNIVADEAMRRADFILGIGCTLSDMSTYEYTWPIVADVLVANLDRDNDQKKFPVEAIYADAGEFLAQLLEKWTRENKPPCAQWTEQLAEARTAWGHLLTAARQPRDGYGSPAQVAELLDSILADDAIVAVGAGMHLLYPSAFIRTRSPNGYLSAVNFGSMGFGLAAAMAAKLTRPDRTVIAWLGDGDFLMTVQDLETAVRESISIKIFVVNDNSYRVLAFRQRLQFEGHVYGSMHANPDLLQLADSFGIRAWRLNSAQATESVVRQALAHDGPALVEIVTATDDLPPTNLQAAMRMSE
- a CDS encoding c-type cytochrome — encoded protein: MTSVTSAGRGRVWQATLFAAIGAVGLAGCYSEGATSASTQSGASAEENQAAPTTVAEELPAQEPQTSVVDAAPSDANSEAPAEPAAEQAAEPTATAATDPAPEPAAETAVAPASAVSFPNERAMALYKQHCAACHGDKGDGKGLAAIFVYPRPRDFRAGAFKLVSTVNGVPTIGDLEKVIVRGMPGSSMPPWEHLPAEDRNLLAEQVFEFRREGVRDVERQFAAEEEREITPEELAEAIAPLTTPGDVIEVPQIADATAESIARGRELYLTKGCVGCHGKEGKGDGQDKMVDIDGTPTRPRDLTLGIFKGSPEVPGVYRRILSGMPGTPMPALQNVDPAGIADLTQFVLSLSTPEAREASVARRAQITAAKVSELPGEADSAAWASTTPTRLRVMPLWWRDEAEPWVDVQAVHDGTTAAIRLSWKDDTQSDSAVVQDQFEDMAAIELYQGDAEPFLGMGAPGNVIDLWQWRAGTADKGAERQLSDEYPFDDAQYRELLKDQTLPDFVTAHAGGNPLAVRDHTAAAQVAAGPGSVTFRPKVSQAVEATASWKDGVWSVVLKRPLQPSDGGGVPLASGGKYSLAVALFNGAHRDRAGQKLITLWNDLRLE